A region of Maridesulfovibrio sp. DNA encodes the following proteins:
- a CDS encoding diguanylate cyclase domain-containing protein — protein MNKDNLFTAGISLSPQDLILYEHTLKDLIQEFLPFESYSLYFPKPAKGQFRAKLEARYSAEEAQLMLPLRLRGRDLCYFIARGVELEAPEALPPYLEALASCSLEKILLYKGSITDRLTGLATRDYFMSKLNKELDLIQNCMMPTTGGCKDPGIPTFSGSVGVVVLDMDYFQRINDRYGYGLGDTIIADLASRINEVVTESVICARIFDDKFAFLIPDGRPKACAKLAEELRALVESFPVKDPVTGDVIKISVSAGYANYPQSLSGPHFKRSADEQARILMRKAHKAVATAKDFGRNCVFAYSDILQKGAKVLEVLPLQRLALSIGQSVDAREGARFLVWSPDYQSGTQARLTEDERISGTYPTMYKAEVVIIEVQEEIAFAEILHLSDPAWPVTEGDRLTLLNEKDSFFDAQAGPEANSSPQRDMITGLFSYKEFIGRYSRMRQNLDKFSVAVLRLATNPAEQGGNFQKLTDAQVQKVASRAETFFAESCMGGRYSLNSLIYFFPHGEADAVMENVLRLVRECVDDFEIELAAGVASFPFLNYRRSEILENCRKGLDHSLMLEKPMVAQFDSVSLNISADRLYVDGDIYGAIEEFRLALLADSDNILARNSLGICYAQVGKPEQARKQFEEVLDITPKNIMALYNLGWTCQMLGSMDKAREAYEKCLELEPENVFSLVRLGVLAEQDRGLDEAEQYYLKAAGLKGGDALTMRHLARLSYARGDMDKAREYLHQALNVNHNDASAMNMLARIYLKKGEDPQVAEVLARQSAALKPSKEQFWETLAKALEVQEKFEEAEQVRSRF, from the coding sequence ATGAACAAGGATAATCTCTTCACCGCCGGAATAAGTCTTTCCCCACAGGATTTGATCCTCTACGAGCACACACTCAAGGACCTCATTCAGGAATTTCTGCCTTTTGAATCTTATAGTCTTTATTTTCCAAAGCCTGCCAAAGGGCAGTTCCGGGCCAAACTTGAGGCCCGCTACAGTGCCGAGGAAGCTCAACTCATGCTTCCTTTGCGTTTGCGTGGACGTGATCTTTGTTATTTTATTGCACGCGGGGTGGAGCTGGAAGCCCCGGAGGCTTTGCCTCCTTATCTTGAAGCCTTGGCTTCCTGTTCACTGGAAAAGATACTTCTTTATAAAGGGTCAATAACCGACAGGCTTACCGGTTTGGCGACCCGTGATTATTTCATGTCCAAACTGAATAAGGAATTGGACCTGATTCAGAATTGCATGATGCCCACTACAGGTGGGTGCAAGGATCCCGGAATACCTACTTTCAGTGGCTCTGTCGGCGTAGTTGTTCTTGATATGGATTATTTTCAGCGCATCAATGACCGTTATGGTTACGGGCTGGGCGACACAATTATAGCTGATCTTGCCTCCCGTATTAATGAGGTTGTTACCGAGTCTGTGATCTGTGCACGCATATTTGATGACAAGTTTGCTTTTCTGATCCCGGACGGACGGCCCAAAGCCTGCGCTAAGCTTGCTGAGGAGTTGCGTGCACTGGTGGAGAGTTTTCCTGTTAAAGATCCTGTGACCGGGGACGTAATTAAAATAAGCGTAAGTGCAGGATACGCCAACTATCCGCAGTCCCTTTCCGGTCCTCATTTCAAGCGTTCCGCAGACGAACAGGCCCGCATTCTCATGCGTAAAGCCCATAAGGCTGTGGCAACTGCCAAAGATTTCGGGCGTAATTGTGTTTTTGCCTATTCCGATATTTTGCAGAAGGGTGCCAAGGTTCTGGAAGTTTTGCCTTTGCAGCGTCTTGCTTTGTCCATCGGGCAGAGTGTGGATGCCCGTGAGGGGGCGCGTTTCCTGGTTTGGTCTCCGGATTACCAATCCGGTACGCAGGCCCGTCTGACCGAGGATGAACGTATTTCCGGAACCTACCCCACGATGTATAAGGCCGAGGTTGTCATTATAGAGGTGCAGGAGGAAATCGCTTTTGCGGAGATTTTGCATCTGAGCGACCCGGCATGGCCCGTGACAGAGGGCGACAGACTGACTCTGCTCAATGAAAAAGACAGCTTTTTTGATGCCCAGGCAGGACCGGAAGCAAACTCTTCCCCGCAGCGCGATATGATCACCGGCTTGTTCAGCTACAAGGAGTTCATTGGCCGCTATAGCCGCATGCGTCAGAATCTGGATAAATTTTCCGTAGCTGTTTTGCGCCTGGCAACAAATCCTGCGGAGCAGGGGGGTAATTTTCAGAAGCTGACCGATGCACAGGTGCAGAAAGTGGCTTCACGGGCTGAAACTTTTTTTGCCGAATCATGCATGGGCGGACGATACAGCCTGAACAGCCTGATTTATTTTTTCCCGCACGGTGAAGCTGACGCGGTAATGGAAAATGTGCTGCGTCTGGTGCGCGAGTGTGTGGATGATTTTGAAATTGAACTTGCAGCCGGAGTAGCTTCCTTTCCTTTCCTCAATTACAGGCGCAGTGAAATTCTTGAGAATTGCCGTAAAGGGCTGGACCATTCGCTAATGCTTGAGAAGCCCATGGTGGCTCAGTTCGATTCCGTTTCGTTGAATATTTCCGCTGACCGTCTTTACGTGGATGGTGATATTTATGGGGCAATCGAGGAGTTCCGGCTGGCTCTGCTGGCAGATTCCGACAACATACTTGCCCGTAATTCCCTTGGTATCTGCTACGCGCAGGTGGGAAAACCGGAGCAGGCTCGTAAGCAGTTTGAAGAAGTTCTCGATATTACGCCCAAAAATATTATGGCCTTGTATAATCTGGGCTGGACCTGTCAGATGTTAGGCAGCATGGACAAGGCCCGCGAAGCTTATGAAAAGTGTCTTGAGCTGGAGCCGGAGAACGTGTTTTCCCTTGTAAGGCTGGGAGTTCTTGCCGAGCAGGACAGGGGATTGGACGAGGCCGAGCAGTATTATCTCAAGGCCGCCGGCCTCAAAGGCGGAGATGCCTTGACCATGCGTCATCTGGCCCGCCTGTCTTACGCTCGCGGCGACATGGACAAGGCCCGCGAATATCTGCATCAGGCCTTGAACGTCAATCACAACGATGCCTCGGCTATGAATATGCTGGCCCGCATTTATCTCAAAAAAGGCGAGGATCCGCAGGTTGCTGAAGTGTTGGCCCGTCAGAGTGCGGCGCTCAAACCTTCAAAGGAGCAGTTCTGGGAAACTCTGGCAAAGGCCCTTGAAGTACAGGAAAAATTTGAGGAAGCCGAGCAGGTAAGATCCAGATTTTAA
- a CDS encoding chemotaxis protein CheW, translated as MDPTLIEKHSRQLLKVMPATSNCMSRLTRLDRQWTMATMTGKINCSRIAQTLIDFIIKTQENFSGLKQNLIEILIKENTNKVVQEISAVAQVVIDILKRNLFERTADVGFLATDDDLVRFLSNPERTSHDTSIIEDRLREYRDKYTVYNEIVILDTAGRVCAHLDQNNRISASRDPLISKTFKAKDYVETYRASDLAPDAGEILIYSQAIKSPDTGENLGILCLIFDFAGEMAGVFENLSDFSNDTILIVLDERGNAIASSDTGTIPTGKRLDMNLDEDFQIISINETPYLSKTVKTKGYQGFFGLPWYGHVLKKMETAFSGSNDKSFDAEAIRGKAHFSGRLTQVEESSENVLSDLELVVQNGEIMAAKKCIEPNPVEQMEGRALPHILNEIKKIGDQVQSVFQHSTDELLQLVTASRLHDTQFLARLAIDIMDRNLYERANDCRWWALTSDFKTILAKPTIEDADRDRMCKILGYINSLYTVYTNLFIYDRSGKILACSNPSEYNKEGRILNAGYVSEALRITDSQLYCVSDFIKTDLYATDGQNRYTYIYNASITDHEDSSRVLGGIGIVFDSEPEFKAMLGDVLPQDGQGRIIEGAEGMFVEPGGKLISATNPERKPGENITIDPDFTQLKNGESAVKLVEEDGSLYAVGCAHSAGYREYKRDGSYKNDVLCMVRVRI; from the coding sequence ATGGACCCTACACTGATAGAAAAACACTCAAGACAGCTGCTAAAGGTTATGCCTGCCACATCCAACTGTATGTCAAGGCTGACACGACTTGACCGGCAGTGGACCATGGCCACCATGACCGGGAAAATTAATTGCAGCAGAATTGCGCAGACACTGATCGATTTTATAATTAAAACTCAGGAGAATTTTTCAGGCCTCAAGCAGAATCTGATTGAAATCCTGATCAAGGAAAACACGAATAAAGTAGTTCAGGAAATCTCCGCAGTCGCGCAGGTCGTCATCGACATTCTTAAAAGAAACCTCTTTGAAAGAACTGCAGATGTCGGATTCCTCGCCACAGATGATGACCTGGTCCGCTTTTTATCCAATCCGGAAAGAACCAGCCATGACACATCTATCATCGAAGACAGGCTTCGTGAATATAGGGATAAATACACGGTATATAATGAAATTGTGATTCTGGATACAGCAGGACGTGTATGCGCCCACCTTGACCAGAACAATAGAATTTCGGCATCCAGAGACCCTCTGATATCTAAAACTTTTAAAGCCAAGGATTACGTAGAAACATACAGAGCCAGTGATCTGGCCCCGGATGCAGGTGAAATCCTGATATACTCGCAGGCAATCAAGTCCCCTGACACAGGGGAAAACCTCGGCATCTTGTGTCTTATTTTTGATTTTGCCGGAGAAATGGCCGGGGTATTTGAAAATTTAAGTGACTTTTCAAATGACACAATTCTCATTGTTCTTGATGAACGCGGAAACGCAATTGCATCCAGTGATACCGGTACAATTCCCACAGGGAAAAGACTGGACATGAATCTGGATGAAGACTTTCAGATTATCAGCATCAATGAGACACCGTATCTTTCTAAAACAGTCAAGACTAAAGGATATCAAGGTTTTTTCGGACTCCCATGGTATGGTCATGTCCTAAAAAAAATGGAAACGGCTTTCAGCGGCAGCAATGATAAGTCATTTGACGCAGAGGCAATCCGTGGCAAAGCCCACTTTTCAGGAAGATTGACCCAAGTGGAAGAATCCTCGGAAAACGTTCTCTCAGACCTTGAACTCGTAGTTCAGAACGGCGAAATAATGGCTGCCAAAAAATGCATTGAACCCAATCCTGTCGAGCAGATGGAAGGCCGAGCCCTGCCGCATATCCTAAACGAAATCAAAAAAATCGGTGATCAGGTTCAGAGTGTTTTCCAGCACTCCACCGACGAACTTCTGCAGCTTGTGACTGCATCAAGACTGCATGACACTCAATTTCTTGCCCGGCTTGCCATTGATATAATGGACCGCAACCTCTATGAGCGCGCAAACGACTGCCGTTGGTGGGCATTGACCTCAGACTTCAAAACCATTCTCGCAAAACCGACCATAGAGGACGCAGACCGGGACCGGATGTGTAAAATTCTGGGCTACATCAACAGTCTTTACACGGTTTACACCAACCTGTTCATTTATGACCGCTCTGGAAAAATCCTAGCGTGCTCCAATCCCAGTGAATACAACAAGGAAGGCCGTATACTGAATGCAGGGTATGTATCCGAAGCACTGCGGATAACCGACTCACAGCTCTACTGCGTTTCCGATTTCATCAAAACCGATCTCTACGCCACAGACGGGCAAAACCGGTATACTTATATATACAATGCATCCATTACCGACCATGAAGATTCGTCCCGTGTACTAGGCGGCATCGGTATCGTCTTCGACTCAGAACCGGAATTCAAAGCTATGCTGGGAGATGTACTTCCTCAAGACGGGCAGGGCAGAATCATTGAAGGGGCGGAAGGCATGTTCGTGGAACCAGGCGGCAAACTGATTTCCGCCACCAACCCTGAACGAAAACCGGGTGAAAACATAACCATTGACCCGGATTTCACTCAACTGAAAAACGGGGAATCCGCAGTTAAACTGGTAGAGGAGGACGGATCGCTCTATGCAGTCGGTTGTGCCCATTCCGCCGGGTATCGCGAATATAAGCGGGACGGAAGCTATAAAAATGATGTGCTTTGCATGGTTCGGGTGCGGATTTAA
- a CDS encoding Lrp/AsnC family transcriptional regulator — protein MIKLDDVDRQIVAALQDNGRISNKEVAELVNLTHSSCSRRISRLERDGVIVGYRALTDRMKLGYSVRAYCGVFRDASVGWKELAEELARIEGVVSVFAVSGDVDLMVEIVAHDMQHYSSVVMKEFADTKGVNATRSTFVLEEVKSIY, from the coding sequence ATGATAAAGCTTGATGATGTTGACCGGCAGATAGTTGCCGCGCTTCAGGATAACGGAAGGATTTCAAATAAAGAGGTAGCCGAATTGGTAAACCTTACTCATTCAAGCTGTTCGCGAAGGATTTCGCGCTTGGAAAGAGATGGGGTTATCGTCGGCTATCGCGCACTGACAGACCGCATGAAGCTTGGTTATTCTGTCCGCGCGTATTGCGGAGTATTTCGTGATGCAAGTGTGGGCTGGAAAGAGCTTGCTGAGGAATTGGCTCGGATTGAAGGAGTCGTCAGCGTCTTTGCTGTTTCCGGGGATGTTGATTTGATGGTTGAGATTGTTGCCCACGACATGCAGCACTACTCATCCGTGGTTATGAAGGAGTTCGCTGATACTAAAGGAGTTAACGCTACCCGAAGTACTTTTGTTCTGGAAGAGGTGAAGTCCATTTATTGA